The sequence TTCGCCTCCTTCGTTAATTGACCACAGCCGTACCCTTGTACAATATCTTCTGGCAGCTCAAACTCCCAGAATGCCTTCAGCGCACCGCGCGGATGCCAGATTGGCGTCTCACCACCGTAAATAATCTTATCCTCGCCACACCAGAAGAGCAACTTCGCCATCGTCTCAGCAAAGACTCGTGGTGAACGCACTACAAAATTGACCGTAGCCGCGATTGAGGCATAGAGGTTAGGATAGCGTACCAGTTGCCAGCAGATTTCATCGATAAAGGGTAGACCGACGTGAAAGATGATGAAATTGATCTCGGGGAAATTGGCTGCCGCACCGTCCATATCCCACGCCTGGGTATGCTCAACCGGCTGCGGGCCAAGTGGCACCCCCTTATGCACGCCGATAATATTCACACCCAGTTCAAGTGCCTTCTCGAAAATGGGAAACGCAACCCGCGGATCATCCATTCGCCATGGGAATGGTTGGCCATAATCGTAGCGCACATTGTAAAGTTTGAAACCCCGCGCACCATACTCCTTTACTTGGATTTCCATCAAATCGAGCGCCTTTTTACCCTCTAGTGGGTTCACCGACCCCCAAAAGATAGTCCGCTCAGGATAGCGGCGAGCCATCTCAGCACAGCGCTCCCAGCTCGACAGCCCATCCTTGAACAGATCGGTTAACGGCAATGGTTGCGCCACAATCATATCGGTGGGGCTTTCGTCGAAGACCATGCGGGCGATCTCATCGACGTGCCACTCGCGCATGTACTCCTCGCGGCTTAACGTCTTTTCACCGGGTGCATTGAGAACCTGGTGAAACGCATACAAATGTTCGATAAACATCTCTCCCGGCTTCCCGAACGCATTCGATTTGTCGAAATTGAACACATGACATACGCCGTCGAAGACAAACACATCGTCAATCATTGCGCTCCCTCCTTCTGAGTCGCACGTAATCGTGCCTCACGCAGTGGCAGCAACTGCTCAAGAGGTAATCGTAACCGTTCACGTGCCAATGCCGACATTCGTTCTGGCGACCACGGCGTATCCCAGGTAATATTGACTTGCACCTGCTCAATACCGGGTAACGCTTTCACCTCCTCTTCCATCATTTGCAGCAAATGTACGGCAAACGGACACCAGCCCGTCGTGAGAATCATGTCAATCACTACCTGGCTGCCCTCCACCTCCACCCGTTCAATCAGTCCCATATCAACGACGCTCACTTGCCGCTCCTTACAGCAAGGGTCGTAGCACCGCCGGAGCACGGCCATAACGTCATCTTGACTGATGCTGACCTTCGTTGTCATATTCATTGACACCTCCTGCATGTGGCGGAATAACAAAAAGCTCTCGCGTAGCTGTGGCGAGAGATGAGGGTGTCATACGCTACGCTGCGCGGATGAGAGGGTAGAAAGGAAATATCTAAGAAGAATATATCACATACACACAAGGAATTTCAAGTCAATTGCAAGATAACGGTGCAGAGAATCGCTGAACGCTTTCAGGTACTCTATTAGACGACGCATACCTTGCTTCTACGAAGGTCTAAAAGTAGGTCATCGGATAGATGATTTCCTAATCTGCTGAGGCAAGTACATCGGTATTCCACAAACTCCCTAGACTGCTGAGGCCAGGCTTCAGCAGTCTATAGAATCAGGTCATAGACTCCGGTTCGCAATGGACGTTCCACTAGGTAGGTGACTCGGACTGGCGCTGATATAAGTAAGTGGCTTCCCTTCTGAGCGTGCTCCGCACGGTGCGGCTGTGTCGCACACAGCATGCACCCCCTCACTTCCCGCTGCTCCCCTTCCTCTCCCGCCAGGGGAGCAGAGCATCATCGGAAAGGGGATGTTTTTCAGACACACTCTAAGGAGAAGAGCTTTTCTTTATTTTCTCTCTTTCATCTCCTATCTCCTCCTAATCTCTGCAACTCCTGCATTGGTAAACGATCCAACACCTCAATCTGAGCTGGCGTTGTAGCAATGATGACCGGATCGCCCTGATACCACGTGATGACCCCGCTCACCCGAACCTCCTGCCCAACCTGATAATGCACTTCAGGTCGTCCGCCAAAATGCTCCCAGTCTACTTTCCGAATGAGAACTTTGAAACTCCCCTGGTGCGGGTTGCTGAAGCCCAGGAATACTTGCTTACCGTTGTTGAACACGTAGCGTAGGGTTCCGGTCACGAACACCATCCGCCCATCCCAGGCCCGAGCTGCTGTATGTGAGATAGTTACTACCGGTCGCGTATCAGGCAGCGATTGCGATACTGCAACTGGCCGTGCATAAGAGACTGCACTTGCTTGTGGATTACCACTCGTCAACGCCACCACTGCACCATCAGCGCTAACAAAGTATACATTGTCATTGCTGACCGTCCATGTTGCATATTCGCGCCAGTACCGATCGTATACATTCCCCTGCTTATAGTAAATGTAAAACCCAAAGTCGTAGAAGCGCGTGTTTTCCAGCCCGCCTGGACAGTAGTGTGATAAGCTGAATGAGCACGTTCTCGCGTTGTCTTGTGACATAACAATCGTTGCCAGGCGCTGGGTCGTAATCTTGTTGTTGAAACTACCGCGCGTCGCCGATCTGTCCAAAATGCGCATTGCAAAACCGGCTTCCCAGTGAGCGCCAAATAGGTAGTCACCTGCCATCGACACATTTGGCTGTTCGTCGGTAATGATGTACGGATTAGTACTGCCTGGCGGATGGTCGTAAGCGATAAAGCGCACATCGCCACCCTGCAGCCCAGGCACCGTTTCGCTATCAAGCATCATCTCGCCGAAGTGCGAATCCCAGCGTGGGTCGTAGGCATGCTTGGCACGAATAATGGTATAGACCACCTCACGTCCATTCGCGAGTCGTTTAACAACCGGCTGCGGACCCATCGGCATATAGTCACCGTCCCCATAGCCACCGTGTCCTACGTTAGCAATAAATGGCTTACTCCCGTCGTCGAGATCGAGCACAAATAGTGCCTGTTCGCCGGGATTCTGGGTTAGAAACTGGCGCATCCCACTGTTGGTCTGTGGCCAGTCACGCCACAAGGTACCCCACTCCAGGCGCACTTTGACTAGCACATACCCGACGCCGTCGGCAATCACCGGCCAGCCATAACGAAACTCGGTTGGGTCAGTAAAGGTACGACTGGAGTGTACCGGACGCACCCGCCACTTTCGCGTGCCATTGGCGTTGTTGATTGCATGTACGTATAGGTCTGGCTCGGTGGCCACCACCACCACATTACGCGAAAGAGAATAGGAGGGTGGTGTGGCAACAGTTACGTCAGTGTTGTATCGCCAGATTTGCTGCATCGTTTGTTTATTCACAGCGTAGACAGAGTTCCCCATCGCGAAAATCACGCGGTCGCTAAGGACGGCAGGCGGCAGCGGCAGATCACTGCGCTGTCCGGTATTGAACTGCGCAAGGATACTGCCATCCTGAGCGCGTAATTTGTAAAGAG comes from Chloroflexus sp. Y-396-1 and encodes:
- a CDS encoding amidohydrolase family protein → MIDDVFVFDGVCHVFNFDKSNAFGKPGEMFIEHLYAFHQVLNAPGEKTLSREEYMREWHVDEIARMVFDESPTDMIVAQPLPLTDLFKDGLSSWERCAEMARRYPERTIFWGSVNPLEGKKALDLMEIQVKEYGARGFKLYNVRYDYGQPFPWRMDDPRVAFPIFEKALELGVNIIGVHKGVPLGPQPVEHTQAWDMDGAAANFPEINFIIFHVGLPFIDEICWQLVRYPNLYASIAATVNFVVRSPRVFAETMAKLLFWCGEDKIIYGGETPIWHPRGALKAFWEFELPEDIVQGYGCGQLTKEAKKKILGLNLARLHGIDVEEKKRSLGIAA
- a CDS encoding metal-sulfur cluster assembly factor produces the protein MNMTTKVSISQDDVMAVLRRCYDPCCKERQVSVVDMGLIERVEVEGSQVVIDMILTTGWCPFAVHLLQMMEEEVKALPGIEQVQVNITWDTPWSPERMSALARERLRLPLEQLLPLREARLRATQKEGAQ
- a CDS encoding PQQ-binding-like beta-propeller repeat protein, with protein sequence MRRNIFRWLQVVVVLTVLGMLLPLAGTMQGRSFERKNPVQPSSVTQQTVWPESATSTSVPILRNTVSVYLPLVFRDFPGSGQSEEWSQHAHNAQRTGYTPQTVPYPWRWRWSWNGPNASGGIAKVTANGSLPRNVQPVTGGGRVYIAAGVDGVFALSEANGQQIWQRNRIGDIRSTVAYDRDTAAVFVVSANGTLYKLRAQDGSILAQFNTGQRSDLPLPPAVLSDRVIFAMGNSVYAVNKQTMQQIWRYNTDVTVATPPSYSLSRNVVVVATEPDLYVHAINNANGTRKWRVRPVHSSRTFTDPTEFRYGWPVIADGVGYVLVKVRLEWGTLWRDWPQTNSGMRQFLTQNPGEQALFVLDLDDGSKPFIANVGHGGYGDGDYMPMGPQPVVKRLANGREVVYTIIRAKHAYDPRWDSHFGEMMLDSETVPGLQGGDVRFIAYDHPPGSTNPYIITDEQPNVSMAGDYLFGAHWEAGFAMRILDRSATRGSFNNKITTQRLATIVMSQDNARTCSFSLSHYCPGGLENTRFYDFGFYIYYKQGNVYDRYWREYATWTVSNDNVYFVSADGAVVALTSGNPQASAVSYARPVAVSQSLPDTRPVVTISHTAARAWDGRMVFVTGTLRYVFNNGKQVFLGFSNPHQGSFKVLIRKVDWEHFGGRPEVHYQVGQEVRVSGVITWYQGDPVIIATTPAQIEVLDRLPMQELQRLGGDRR